The genomic region tcaaattaaataactcTCTGAGagcaacatattaaaaaataaaaagaaaagtttgtTTTACACGTTATCAGccaacattttctttttaaagaaaCAGAGATAAAATCTCTAAAACACAAATTATAAACTTTGCTCTTGTAAtaattctcttcttttttttaatattatttaaaatgagtGTGGGCTCACTTAGAAAGCAACCCATCAAATACTTACAAACACTAATTTTGATCCAAAAGTAATCATACtatctaaatttaaattaaaaaagaaattgtttcCCAATGCTGTTAGATAATCACGGAACAAAGGAACAACTTTTCTATTTCTAtccaatttaaataatatatttctagataaaatttcatattaactaAAAGAATAACGACATCTTAATTGAGTTCCAAAAACATGAGGATTTGTATATGATGCAGGTTCTTATATAATGACAATTTGAGCTCCGagattttcttgttttttgttgCGAATGAATAATATAAGTTACCTTTAACATATTATAACTAGTATTTGTTATTTAAAGTAGCATCCTAGTAATCATAAAAGATTTGTGATTAGGAAGATATAAAATGGATTAAATGGTTAAAAAAGAatggtagaaaaaaaaatcacaggtTCAAAATCCTGTGCTAATAAACTTATTATTCTAACAAATTAATAGTTATGTCACAAAACTATTATTTATATCACAAAATGTTGACACTTCCTACGCTGCGTGCTTATGTGAAGGAAAGTAGGAAGCATAACTTTGTTTTGTTGTCTTTATAGGATTGAGTTATTTGCATCATATTTTCCCCAATTAATGCATAGGCATTTTCTGATATGCACGTTATGTTGGACCCAATCAGCCTGGACCAGAACTAGTTGCTGAGTCGTTTTTAGTGGCTCACAGTATCGCATAATAATTGTAGGGCATATTCACGTTGAGAGAaattttaactatatattttttagcgtaattttttttatatttttttaaaaataatcatctGGTATATAAGCCacttttgaagaaaatattttcatttcagacataaagtaataataatttattaaaatatatattactaatatttctagtttttttaggatttttttcaaaagtctcAAACACTTAAGGTGAGTAAAGAATAAGTCGTGGATAGTGCAAGGCAATTAAGGCCATTGTCTTAGgcctcttaatttattttatttgttgttatgTAAGCTTTTACATGAATCGGTTCTTATTGTTCAAATTACATTGGATAACGATGTTCTATGATTTGAAAATTATCCAAAAGTTAGCTACTTGTCTTAATTAACAATTAGaggtaaaaaaatctaaataccaaaatcatatataattaaaaattgaatttgtagcTTATTATAAGAAATCATACCATTAAATAGCACATGGTTATTAATGTTAGATATCATTATCTTTGACAGCATTAAGggttaaaaatattgatgcatgaCGTATCCTTtcctttaattaaaaataacatttattcaaCACTCTCATTGTTTGTTTCTCTATCTctgtttcatatttttaataccttaattgatatcatatttttttaaaaaaaatatttttgtttatattatgtagtgcttctttattttattcttatacttTGTAGTaatagggaaaaaaataaaatagaaagtaggaatttggttttcaaaacttaaaataaaaaataagttaaaaaattaattcaatttcaatatatAGTACTCTCGATAAATGTCTtactattcataaaaaaaaatacaaaaatgagttcaattggtaaaaaaaagtcataaaaaaactaaaaaaaatagtttgagaaataatttatataatattaagtttctttcaaaattttctGGAGGCCCTAAAGTTCCTAAACACAACCCTGATAAAGAAAATGTagcaaaatgaaattaaaatagtatattaattatttatgagtaatttatgattggatgagaatgtaaaattattttatactactaGTGTCCATGAGCATTAAagtcttttaattttgtatttttttgcttttaaattttaatcttcttttttttaactggAATCTTAATCTTCTTAAAGTGCAGCATATATTTAATTGTAAGTCTCATGCACATCCCATGTTCTTCATGTGGCTGGATGTGGGCTTTACTCCCTACACCTAGGTCTCTTTAGGAGTGCAGGAAGTAAAAGCCTTGGACGCGTGTACATAAGCCCAGTAAAATGGGCCAGCTATTTTTGGGCCTACTTCGACACAGCAGATTTATTGACCGGTATGCATTCTGAGCAATTCttaagaaatatattataaaataagaggTTGATGCTGGAATCAAATTAATCACAATGAGTGAAAATGAAGCAGCACAAGGAAATACAAAAAGGTAAGAGTCCAAAACAAAAGCCCCCTATCACAGCCAATATCCTGGCTAGCAAATACAAAGACATATAATTAACAAACCATAAAACTGCCCCACCAAAACCAGATTTAATTTCCATCCAAACCAGTGTCATGTGGCATCAGAACCAAAATCAAgcactaaaatcaattttgaccaAAAGTTTaggaatcaaaaacaaaaattaaaaaatataaaattttcaaggattaaaaAGACATTTTAACATAGTGTGACACATTGATCCCATAGGATCAAATGctaagaattatttatttttcgctAGATGATTTGTGTTAGAGATCGATTTTAGAAAGGAATCCATGTTGAATGCAATGTCAAGATCCAACATTGGCCAAGTGTCTCAAATATTGGACTAAACACACATCGCACATGACATTCATTAGTTAACAGAATTGTGGTGGAAGACTatttataagtttaaaaaaatctcaattctATACTAACGAATAATATTAGAATAAATACTATGCAAGATgatttctataatttaaaagtgtAGATTGAATATCACAccaattttttcaataaaaatatctttgaaattttaattgaatgtaTTTCCCTTCCATATCAATTAACAAAGGGtataattttaaacttattGTTCAAATTCAAGTGCGAAATAAGAATATGGTAATAGGTGAAGGAGACTAATATAACCTTTTATATACGTGGAGAAACACTATATAGGAGGATATATATGAAGTTAGAATcaattacatattaaaaaaattatattgattttttacttaaaatttatcatttatttattattttttcattgttttttataattttaaatgttttttaaaaaattatatttttttaaaatcttataaattcacaaaatcatcttaaatttgatgaattcaTACTATAAATTCATTAGAATTtagattctaataaaataaatttaaattcattacatttctaaaaaaattaattaaattcataaaaacaaattcatgcgaaaaaaatattttaaaatataatccaATACATCCTTctaatttcacaatttttacaaaaaacacGTGTCTCTCTCTCATCCCAATAATATCAACTCCTCTTTTTGAGTCATTTCTCCCTACCAAACACGCCCTTCCCTTCTCCTCCCTCCCTCTACTCTTCTTCATTCATGTCTAACTTTTCAGTTAAACCCTTTTATTTCGCACTTGTCAATTTCATCATTATCAAATAACCTAATCCCAAACACAACACATTTCAACGCATTTCGCAATTTAAATATTCCCCTCTTCGTGGGGTTCTCTTAATCAAATCCATTCCATTCTCCCAATTTCTCAAATTCGAGGGTTCCTACTTCTTACATGGATCAACAAGACGAAGAAGCGATTGCCACGAAGCCCTCGAATTCGTTGAGTTTTCCATCTCTAACACACTCCGCCTGCCTCGAGATTCGTCTCTTCTATGTCAGAATCTCCCCCTGCCTCGTCGACACGCTCCCGGACCACCTCACGCTCTGCCTCCCGCGCCGCCACGCCGCCGTCTCGCTCATCGTGAACGCTGCCCCAGTCCCCGCCTCCGCCCCCACGACCCTCCCCCTTCGCCGCGGCCGCGTCGACCGCCACGCCGCCGAGGTCACCTACGTCGCCACCGACACCGTCAGCCTCAGCGGCAGCGCGGACTTCGAGGTCTACGAGAACGACAAGCTCTTCCTCTGCGGCTCGCTGGAGCGCCTCGACGCCGATTGGGGAGCTGGCTCGGCTCCGGCTTCGGCTTCCGGGTGGGGCATGGACTGCCACGTAGCGGCAGGCTCCGCCGGGTCGGGGTGCTCCGCGTTCTTCGGGCCGCGGCTCGGGGTTTCCGCACCgtcgatcgaggtctacgttgCCGGGTGCTGCTCCGGCGTGCCGGTGATTCTGAGCAAGACGATTCAGTTGAGTCCGAGGAAGAGAGTGCCGCGGCATGCCACGCTGGATGCTATACCTGAAGATGAAGAGATGATGGTGTTGGAGAAGAACCGTGTCAACGGGTTTGTTCCAAACCACAAGTTACAGGTATGTGATGAATTGAATCAATTGTATACTAGTTTGTGTTGATTTTGTTAATTGTGAGTGTGTCACCGTTTGGGGGTAGTATTGGAATGAGTGTAcgtttttttatcggcaaattttaatcattaatttgttaGGTTTTTATAGCAGAGGGATTGGGTGTGCGATATCACgttttatttaatgattctctcataattttgtagttttcaatgaattttaaacaactgGAGTGTGTTCTAGCACTCCTCTTGGTCCTAATGTTTTAAGGGTTCACACTTTATGAAACTCTTAGTTTAGTTTAGCTTCATAATTTGCTTAAATGCATTGGTAGTTTAAAATCTTCTGAATGCTATCATTCAATCATGAATTGTCTTGAGGAGTATCTAAGATTGATTTATAGTTAACAGTTTAAATTACCCGGCAATGTATTAAACTAAAGTCACGATTTGGTGTAAGTTAAGGAATGAAGTAACTGAGGCGAATGGTCTCAAGGAGTGGTATGGAGGTTTACTTATCCGgggtagttttttttatgtgaatTTAGGAAGGACATTAGGGGTGTGTATGACTGTGTGGTTTTGTGTGTTTCTTTACATGGAAAATTAGCTTATGCTTTTGGTACGGTTGATCGGTGATTCACGACAGTTTCTTTATTTGGAGTCATGGCCCTAACTTTTTGTAATGTGTAATGTCTTATGCGTGAAATTTGGAAGACTTTGTGCTGGGTATATATCATTGCTCGTGTCATgccaaaaattttaattttgcaatTGCAATGTATGTCTTCCTTATTGAATTAATAGTTAATTTAGAGAGACTAGAAAACATAGATATTGTTAAATTTGGTTTTAGttcagtaatttttttaatgattattttagtttcaacaattttaaactttttaaaaatgttttctacTATTGCTTAGTGATGACTTGACATATATTTTGGCATTACACGTGAGTGATCATTGTGAGATGACTTGTGATGTGGTATGTATAAATGAATGACATGTCATCAGTAAGTGGTGATAGggaccatttaaaaaaattatgagaactAATACcaacaattgttttttttgtaaaggactaaaactgaatttaattatatttacaaggactaaaagcatattttactcatttatttagacatatcatatatgtatatattatttgaatatgtCTGCTTTGGAATGAAGGGGCAGTAATTTCAGCTATTTGGCTACATTATGTAGTTTtttaaagaatgaaaatttgatatttCATTTTTGATAAACTAGATAGAACAAGAAAGCATTCTGATGGTTCTGTAAAGAGCCATAATCGATAGTGCTGTTATCATTCCAAACCAAAGTTTGATTAATTTTCTGCATGGTAATCAGACCTTACTAATGTTATAGTTATATGGATTTAATTTCAATCCATTGCcagtttaaaacatttttatgctgccatgtaattatatattgttCAATCATGGAAAATGTTTGACTACGGGAAGTTGGAACCACTACCAAAGTATGCTAAACATAACTGAAAGATAGTGTAAACAACTACACTGAAAttggatcatatatatatatatatatatatatatatatatatttcattctgAATTAGTAGTTTAAAACAAGTGTCATTCTGATGGTTTTAAAAAGAGGCTTATTTTATAGTGCTCTTACCGCCAATAGTTTCATTGTTTTTATTGTATCCATAGTCAAACCTTTCTGGTTCTGCTGCTAGTTTTTTAATGTACCCCATTAGAAAGCAATATGTGTATAGCAATAACAGTTTGGGAAATAGGCATCCCCCTTGGTCAATGAGGTACtcttatagtgtgtttggatttcaGTTAGAAATGCTCTTAACAGATGTTAAAGCCAATTCTCCCTCTCATGCTTTTCTGTTCATCTGATTTGGAATGTGTGCAAATAATAAAACACACACTCGCCTGATAGATGGATCAGTATCAAGCCGATAGCTGATAAGTGATGATGAATCTTTTGCTTATAAACTCAGTCATGTAAATTGCATTTCTAGTATTGTCTGTTGAAGTGGTTCCAGTCTTCAACTCTGATTATTGCTTGAACCTTATGGTTGAATGTACGGAAATAGTAGTCTTTCTTTCAGTTATTTCTTATGTGTTTAATATGATAATCAACTGCCAAGGATCTGACTTGCTGCATGCAATTATATCATACACATTTCTATAAAACAATtgaatttttagttcttattgcCTTCCAAATGCATTGATCTCTTAGCACAAATTGTCAAGATATGGGTAGTAGAGGTCTAGCTTCGCCCATTCCCCATCTTACCTGAACCTTGAGATTTCTGAAATATCAACTGTTTTACATTGATGATACCTTGCAGATAACAGACTCAGAAGTTGATGATTATGATTCTGATGGGAAGATGGGGAATGGTTTCTACTGTCAAGAGATGTATCTCAACGAGGATGGACAACTCTC from Glycine soja cultivar W05 chromosome 16, ASM419377v2, whole genome shotgun sequence harbors:
- the LOC114391203 gene encoding uncharacterized protein At1g01500-like; this translates as MDQQDEEAIATKPSNSLSFPSLTHSACLEIRLFYVRISPCLVDTLPDHLTLCLPRRHAAVSLIVNAAPVPASAPTTLPLRRGRVDRHAAEVTYVATDTVSLSGSADFEVYENDKLFLCGSLERLDADWGAGSAPASASGWGMDCHVAAGSAGSGCSAFFGPRLGVSAPSIEVYVAGCCSGVPVILSKTIQLSPRKRVPRHATLDAIPEDEEMMVLEKNRVNGFVPNHKLQITDSEVDDYDSDGKMGNGFYCQEMYLNEDGQLSWFNAGVRVGVGIGLGMCVGLGIGVGLLMRSYQTTTRNFRRRFF